The window AGGGACCCCCTCACAGTCTGGGGTTAGTTAGCAGCCGAGGGACCCCCTCACAGTCTGGGGTTAGTTAGCAGCCGAGGGACCCCCTCACAGTCTGGGGTTAGTTAGCAGCCGAGGGACCCCCTCACAGTCTGGGGTTAGTTAGCAGCCGAGGGACCCCCTCACAGTCTGGGGTTAGTTAGCAGCCGAGGGACCCCCTCACAGTCTGGGGTTAGTTAGCAGCCGAGGGACCCCCTCACAGTCTGGGGTTAGTTAGCAGCCGAGGGACCCCCTCACAGTCTGGGGTTAGTTAGCAGCCGAGGGACCCCCTCACAGTCTGGGGTTAGTTAGCAGCCGAGGGACCCCCTCACAGTCTGGGGTTAGTTAGCAGCCGAGGGACCCCCTCACAGTCTGGGGTTAGTTAGCAGCCGAGGGACCCCCTCACAGTCTGGGGTTAGTTAGCAGCCGAGGGACCCCCTCACAGTCTGGGGTTAGTTAGCAGCCGAGGGACCCCCTCACAGTGTGGGGTTAGTTAGCAGCTGAGGGATCAGATCTATTGAAAGAGTGGAGGACAGCTGAGGGGAGGAGGGTAACACTCTACTTACACACTCCTTCTCCCACTGGTGTTTGGTGTCAGACACCATGCCCTGCATGCGTGCCTCCATGCGCTTCCTCTCCGACAGCTCGCGCTGCAGCCTCTGCTCACGGCTCTCCAGCTCCTGCTGCAGCGAACGCTTGTCCCCCTCATAGATATTGGTGGTCTTCTGAAGAATGTCAATCTGAGGGGGGGCATAAAAGGTATGTAAAAAGTTCAGGATAAGTTTGACTCAATTTGAAACGAGTTCAATTAGGATGTACAAATGCATGGGTTTCAGTGATATAAAAATGCAgctgagggggggggagagagaacgaggcaaagggggggagagagaacgaggcaaggggggggagagagaacgaggcaaagggggggagagcagagagatggaggactTAGACTTCACCTTGTATTCCAGCATCTTGGATTTCTTCTCCAGCCGATCCATCTCATTCTTCTGGTTGAACATGATCTTGTCCTTCTCCCCTAGTTTACCCCGCTGTTCATGGATGAAGTTCTCCTTGGCCATCAGGTGGCCATCAAACTCCTGGAGCATCGATTTCAGCGTGTTGGCTGTTGGAAAGGGGCAAAAGGAATGGAAATGAATCCATTGGTACAAATTTGACTTTACTCTTGTCCACTAAAGGTAGACAATATGTTTACACTAACTAAACATTTACGTACAGCCAAACATGCCCTAAGAAAAGCCAAATAAACATGAAAAGACAACGATGAATTTAAATAGAGGACGTCTGTGACATTTCAAACGATAGGAGACTAAATGTGCAGCTCTAACGCCcatagtattttattaggatccccttaAGACAGATCCCCTTAAGACAGAAGACAAaatactcttcctggagtcaacacagaacatgacataatacagaacattaacagacaacaacagaacatacatttaaaacaaatTAAAGAGGTCCTGTACTGACAAAATAGCCTTAATTAGGTCTATAGTGGCCTGGTCCGTACCAGTTCTGGTGTACTGCTCAGTGATCATCTGGCGGATGCGGTGCCTCCTCTCCAGCACCTCTATGAGGCGGGGCAGGATCTGCTCATCGGTGGGATCCACCAACTCACAGGCAGGCAGGGCCGGCAGGCTGTCCAGGAGCTGGTTCAGCACCGAGCCATCCTCTGGAAGATCAGTGGAGAACAGATTAACTTGGActtaacattacatttacatttaagtcatttagcagacgctcttatccagagcgacttacaaattggtgcattcaccttatgacatccagtggaacagccactttacaatagtgcatctagatcttttaagggggggggggggggcagaaggattgctttatcctaggtattccttgaagaggtggggtttcaggtgtctccggaaggtggtgattgactccgctgtcctggcgtcgtgagggagtttgttccaccattggggtgccagagcagcgaacagttttgactgggctgagcgggaactgtacttcctcagtggtagggaggcgagcaggccagaggtggatgaacgcagtgcccttgtttgggtgtagggcctgatcagagcctgaaggtactgaggtgccgttcccctctaagctccgtaggcaagcaccatggtcttgtagcggatgcgagcttcaactggaagccagtggagagagcggaggagcggggtgacgtgagagaacttgggaaggttgaacaccagacgggctgcggcgttctggatgagttgtaggggtttaatggcacaggcagggagcccagccaacagcgagttgcagtaatccagacgggagatgacaagtgcctggattaggacctgcgccgcttcctgtgtgaggcagggtcgtactctgcggatgttgtagagcatgaacctacaggaacgggccaccgccttgatgttggtggagaacgacagggtgttgtccaggatcacgccaaggttcatTAGTGCTGGCTGAGGTGGTGGTCACATGGGACGTGTCCAGGTTGGAAATTTGTTCAAATTAATCATTTCTAACATTTCTAACATGACCCATGTACAATCAGATTCTTTCAAATTAGAGGTGAAAGCACTCCTGCTTTGTAACCCTGATGTACATACTGTATCCACATTTCTACTCGTAGAGATAGATTTTTTATATACACCTCTGTGATTATGTATGTGTACATACCGGTGTTGCTGGGTCCCCCAGGGTGCTCCTCCTGGCGTCGTGACAACTCGTCTCTGAAGGCCTGGTTCCGGTGTCTCCGCCCCGCCGCCAGGCTGCAGATGGGCCTGTCCACCGGCCGCGCCACCTCAACCTCCTGGGTCAACTCCGCAAAGCGCATGACCAACTGAAGGAACACACACGGTTATTGGGATCTAACTCAGATCAGTTACCATGGTTTCTTAGGGCTGTTATTGGGATCTAACTCGGATCCGTTACCATGGTTTCTTAGGGCTGTTATTGGGATCTAACTCGGATCCGTTACCATGGTTTCTTAGGGCTGTTATTGGGATCTAACTCAGATCAGTTACCATGGTTTCTTAGGGCTGTTATTGGGATCTAACTCAGATCAGTTACCATGGTTTCTTAGGGCTGTTATTGGGATCTAACTCAGATCAGTTACCATGGTTTCTTAGGGCTGTTATTGGGATCTAACTCAGATCAGTTACCATGGTTTCTTAGGGCTGTTATTGGGATCTAACTCAGATCAGTTACCATGGTTTCTTAGGGCTGTTATTGGGATCTAACTCAGATCAGTTACCATGGTTTCTTAGGGCTGTTATTGGGATCTAACTCAGATCAGTTACCATGGTTTCTTAGGGCTGTTATTGGGATCTAACTCAGATCAGTTACCATGGTTTCTTAGGGCTGTTATTGGGATCTAACTCAGATCAGTTACCATGGTTTCTTAGGGCTGTTATTGGGATCTAACTCAGATCAGTTACCATGGTTTCTTAGGGCTGTTATTGGGATCTAACTCAGATCAGTTACCATGGTTTCTTAGGGCTGTTATTGGGATCTAACTCAGATCAGTTACCATGGTTTCTTAGGGCTGTTATTGGGATCTAACTCAGATCAGTTACCATGGTTTCTTAGGGCTGTTATTGGGATCTAACTCAGATCAGTTACCATGGTTTCTTAGGGCTGTTATTGGGATCTAACGCAGATCAGTTACCATGGTTTCTTCATAGTCGTCGGCTTTAGGGTTGACACACACAACCATGCGGACTTTCCCTTCACCGTCAAAATAGTTCTTGAACAGATGAGTGACTTTAGAGTCTCTGTAAGGAACCATCTGAAACAAAAACACAGTATCATTGTGTTACTTTATGACATGATATCAGAGCTTGACTCATCTAGTCTACAGTTTGATCAAGTACACAGATTCATTCAAAATGACCAACCCGGTTTGTTCCACACATCTGGTTCTCTCTGAGGACTTCTATACAGGTGCGTAACGTCATCAGGGACTGGTTGATGTTGCCTGGGGAAACAGATGCCAGGTAAAGATGGGTGCATGTTGTGAAGCTGCCAGTAGGTCAGtcctagtctgggtaccagtctgtttagccaTGATTCCACTCCTGTCATGCTTAACATGTGGCATATGACACAGAGCACAAGGAggggaatgttagctaaacagacttGTCCCCAGGCTAGGTcagtggtgctgttagacaaatagcatgttagctaaacagactggtccCCAGGCTAGGTcagtggtgctgttagacaaacaGAAAAGTAAAGGATTCTTCTATGGGTCCTACGTCGTCAGCTCACCTGCTTCCCGGAGGCGGCTGCCCTCTGCTTTAGTCCTGCTGGTGCGTTCACTCCCTGCCAGGTCCACCAGACACAGCTGGCTAACAGTCACCTGGTTCTTGTCCTGTAACACAGCCAGGCTAGGCTATCAGAGCTAGCACTGGTTGAAGTCCATGTGGTCCAGTGATAGCTGTTAGCATGCCTGCTCCGTATTGGGTCTTCTAGTGAAACATACATAAGCTAACACAGCTTCTACTAGTGACAGAGCAGCAGATATTTATTGTGCTAGTTCACATAGTAATTAAAGGATGTTTGTGTTTGTTATCTTAAGGTTAAGTCAAGGCAGGGATAGAGAGTACGCCAACCCACCGAGCCCAGGCTAGTACTGGTCACACCAGGCTGGTAGAACATTTTCCCAACTAGCCTCCCGGCTAGTGACATTTTGTATTTTCAGATATCGCATGGCACAGATATTAAACCCAGGCTACTAAAAATGGTGGTGTACTAGCCTGGCTGGTCAGTGCCCAAAATCCTTGTTCCATCCCTGGGTCAAGGTAGTGGATGGTGTCTTCCCTTCTATATGAAGAACTGTATCGGCAAGATATAAAGATGAAAGGTTCAAGTCACCTGTAGAATGTGGTCTCCATCTGCGTCCAGCGGAGCTTGTGCCAGTTTGACAATAAACACACTGTGAGAGCGACTGGACTCGCGGTTCAGCTGAGTATCGGCAATCCTCCTTTTCTTTTGACCTGGTCAAAAGCAAATACTGTAGACTAACAGAGGGAAAAAATATTTTTCCTTCAAAGGAAATTACTAAAATCCCACTCACCCCGCCAAAACACTTCGAAGGCTTCCTCTGTGGACTTCACCTCGACCTCTGTGCATCCTGACACATACATGTTGTGGTTCTGGTCCTCACGTAAAATCTTTGATTGAGGCGGTCTGCAACCGTGGAGAGCAACAATTTGGTTAACCACCACACAGCCTACAACCAATAAACTAGACTATAACCACAAGCAAAAAGTCAATATGACAATGTTAAAACAACGGTTATGACTGTTCAAAACAGTCAACGGGTAAAAGACATGCATTATGTCAAGCTTCCCAGCCGCAGCACAGATCAGTTTTACCACACCCATTCAAGGATGTGTTTACACCAATCTCATGATAACCAGCAGAGGTTAAAAGCACTACCTCTACAAAGGCAATCAGAGACAGAGGAATAAAAGCAAATAGTTACTCCAAAAGTAATAGTACATATTTAAATGTatatactacactgctcaaaaaaataaagggaacacttaaacaacacaatgtaactccaagtcaatcacacttctgtgaaataaaactgtccacttaggaagcaacactgattgacaataaatttcacatgctgttgtgcaaatggaatagacaaaaggtggaaattacaggcaattagcaagacacccccaaaaaaggagtgattctgcaggtggtgatcacagaccacttctcagttcctatgcttcctggctgatgttttggtcacttttgaatgctggcggtgctctcactctagtggtagcatgagacggagtctacaacccacacaagtggctcaggtagtgcagttcatccaggatggcacatcaatgcgagctgtggcaaaaaggtttgctgtgtctgtcagcgtagtgtccagagcatggaggcgctaccaggagacaggccagtacatcaggagacgtggaggaggccgtaggagggcaacaacccagcagcaggaccgctacctccgcctttgtgcaaggaggtgcactgccagcgctctgcaaaatgacctccagcaggccacaaatgtgcatgtgtctgctcaaacggtcagaaacagactccatgagggtgatatgagggcccgacgtccacaggtgggggttgtgcttacagcccaacaccgtgcaggacgtttggcatttgccagagaacaccaagattggcaaattcgccactggcgccctgtgctcttcacagatgaaagcaggttcacactgagcacatgtgacagacgtgacagagtctggagacgccgtggagaacgttctgctgcctgcaacatcctccagcatgaccggtttggcgatgggtcagtcatggtgtggggtggcatttctttgtggggccgcacagccctccatgtgctcgccagaggtagcctgactgccaataagtacagagatgagatcctcagaccccttgtgagaccatatgctgacacatgcacatttgtggcctgctggaggtcattttgcagggcactggcagtgcacctccttgcacaaaggcggaggtagcggtcctgctgctgggttgttgccctcctacggcctcctccacgtctcctgatgtactggcctgtctcctggtagcgcctccatgctctggacactacgctgacagacacagcaaacctttttgccacagctcgcattgatgtgccatcctggaggaactgcactacctgagccacttg is drawn from Salvelinus fontinalis isolate EN_2023a chromosome 4, ASM2944872v1, whole genome shotgun sequence and contains these coding sequences:
- the LOC129854551 gene encoding kinesin-like protein KIF23 isoform X5, producing MQRPVKGKTPRRPALKKTSHSQKDPVGVYCRIRPLGATDEECCIEMISSTTIQLHAPDGIKANRNGEYKETQYSFKKVFGIQTSQIELFEDVAKPLVDDLIHCKNGLLFTYGVTGSGKTFTMTGSPGEGGLLPRSLDMLFNSIGPLQAKRFVFRTDDKNGMEIQGQVDALLERQKRESNQQSTVPKTPSSKQKPDPEFADMISPEEACKCEGVDEDSCYSVFVSYIEIYNNYIYDLLEEAPIDPIRHKPPQSKILREDQNHNMYVSGCTEVEVKSTEEAFEVFWRGQKKRRIADTQLNRESSRSHSVFIVKLAQAPLDADGDHILQDKNQVTVSQLCLVDLAGSERTSRTKAEGSRLREAGNINQSLMTLRTCIEVLRENQMCGTNRMVPYRDSKVTHLFKNYFDGEGKVRMVVCVNPKADDYEETMLVMRFAELTQEVEVARPVDRPICSLAAGRRHRNQAFRDELSRRQEEHPGGPSNTEDGSVLNQLLDSLPALPACELVDPTDEQILPRLIEVLERRHRIRQMITEQYTRTANTLKSMLQEFDGHLMAKENFIHEQRGKLGEKDKIMFNQKNEMDRLEKKSKMLEYKIDILQKTTNIYEGDKRSLQQELESREQRLQRELSERKRMEARMQGMVSDTKHQWEKECERRVNAKQLEMQNKLWVKDEKLKQLKAIVSESNSSATPEQQRPPPPPDKPQRNSREKDQPRAPEKRSRSPLPGDVFRTRGGGQAVQFTDIETLRQECPTASSRKRRSSGDGPGQHDGNKMDWNDRENRQAPVASTSSGLGLQNSYQKRRK